GACTCCAGCCCGTGCCAGCATTTTTGTCCCTGTTGAACAGATGAAAACAAGACCAATGTGTATCCTGTAAACATGGCTGGCCATCCTTGTCCATTAAGAAGACCTCAAAGATGGCATTGACACTTGTGAATTCGGTCAGCAGCTCGACAAAGACAGAGAGATAGTCGTCGTCATCACACTCACCGTCCCCATATGTGTAGCAGTCTAGCCTCCACATGTACCCACCAGCAGAGAAGGCGTCGGAGTGGATGGCCTCCCCTGTGTCGATGTGCTTAGTTTGTTCATAGTCTAATCGCTTGCCCACTGCATGATTTGCAAGTAAATTgagcaaacaaaacaaaaggaagtgGCAATCTAATCTAACAATAAGTCACCACGAGGTTAGCAGCTTTCTAAATGCACTTGCTAATGCACGGTGGGGAAACCAATTTAAATACCAAAAGTAATCTAACATTTTGTCCCTGAAAGAAATCCTTAATCAGTTAAAGCTACAGGAACCGAAAGAGGAGTAAAATTGGGGGCACTCACTGTCTAGCcgccggaggtggtggtggtggcggtggaacAGATTACAGATCCCTACTTGTTGGTGAGGGCGACCGAAGATGAGGTGCTACCGGGCGCTCCTCTGTCCTCCCCGCTCGCTGCCTCGCTAGTTGGTCGCGTGCACGCTCCGCCCCCCGCCCTCACCTCTGCTCGCATCGCATTGCCGGAGAGGGACACCTACTGGGCCCGCTCGCGGCGGCCAATGCGGCGACGGGCCAGCCCTCGCGTCTCTCGCCGCCCTCTAGGGTTTGGCTCGCGGTTGCGGGACGCCGGGGGCCGGTGGCCGTCGAGGCCGAGGCGGCAGCGCCACAACAGTGGGAGTAAACGAAAGTGTTGTTCGTCGTGGTCAGACGTACCATATAGATGGGCCAACTGGGCTCAAAAGCCCAATGTCTCGCCACATGCTTCGACGACGGCCCTGTAAGAACAAGTTTATCTCAttttctcctttctttctttttctcggTCGGGATGCCATCATGCCGATGAACTACCATCCATTCCGCACGTTTTGGTGGTAAACTTACTTGTCTATGATGCTTTACATGCCAGTTGATTAGGAGTGTTGTACTTTTCATGGCTTGATCAATATGTAAATGTGTTAAAGAAAGGAAAACACATGTATGTAAGGAACAAATTTCCCTCGTAATGTACTCGTGTGTGTTCAAGCACGTtcacggaaaaaaaaaacaaatttgcTTCATGTAAGGAATTTCTatctaaagaaaagaaaggaaaaaaagacaCTCCAAGAAAAGAGGCTTGGCTACTACtttctccatcccaaattatagatcgttttaatttttctaagttcatagaacTTGATATGCACATAGAATTTGACTTTTCCGCATACCCAATACCAACCCCATCTTGATTCAATTTGCCCTCCTCTCCGTACTCCCAAAACCTACGGAAAAAAGATGGAGGGAAAAAATGCCACATCTAAAAAAAAAGTCCAAGTTTTCGGCCTGCATATGGATGGTGTGGcgaccaattttttttttggaaccgttGGTTGAAGAGGTATTTTGCCTCCCAATAATTTTTGGCAAAATCCCAAAACTAGATTTTTAGGATTTTAAAAGTAAAGtactcttggagatgctcttatcAAAAAAGTGAACGGGTAAAATGAGTAACAACATAGTGTGGCAAGATCCCAGAATGCTTTACTATTAAAAATTACTTTGAGGCATTATCTTACAAActtcttctttcaaaaaaatctTACAAACTTCCAAAATGAACTTTTTTGATCCTATATGAATCTGCAAAACACATGTCAATTTTGACTAAAAATTTGTTACACCAAAGTAAGCCCACAATTCCAGTTGAAACCACAAGCGCATGGAGTATCCTCCGAAGAACATCCAGTTACCAAACTAACTAAACAATAGAAGCTCAGTTGAAAATTTGCCAAAAACAAAAACGGTGCAAAATTGTTAATACGATAAGTGCATCCAACATGCATGCTTGAATGGATCAGAAAGAACTCATGGAGCAAAAAGGATACATAGTTGGGTAATTCATACTAACAAAGCAACGCTAACATCTCATAAGCTTCAAGCATATTAACCCAGCTTTGGGACAGAACACGGCCAAGAGCACAGAGAAATAAAAGCACAACTAAATATATGAATTTGCACTATCCATGGCTTTGAACTTTAGTTCTACAACAATATCTTCAACCTTAACTCAGTTACCAGTATCATCAGGCAGCAACTTAGTTCAAATACTATAACAAAGCAAGATTAATTAAAATCCCAAACGCTCAGAATTTAATTAAAATCCCAAACCTCAGAAACTTATCAAGCAGTAGTCACCATAGTATCTAAGCAGAGCATGATGATAAAAGCTACGCGTAATCAATCACTGAGCTATATACATTAGTTCATTGATCAAAGCTTTTACTGGCCATAGCAAAGTAAATATCTCAAAAGCATTAAACCAAGCTTCAGGAAAGAACAGGGCCAAGAGAACAAACAAACATAGACACAAACACACCATTAGGCTACTGACTATGCATAATGTCCATGCATTTGCACTGAGCTGCGCAAATAACCTCCACCTTGCATCACATGTATCATTagcacattgcatcaacttgAAACAATACCGTGAGAAAGCAAGTTCTAAGCTCCAGTATGCTTCAAAATATATAAGGTAGCAGCCACCGAAATATCTGAACACCATACTCAGCCACGAATGCCTAAACTATACACATGGAGATGAATCGCAACGATGTCATGTCGCAGGCCTCTTTCGCAGTTCAACGATAATGAATGGGAACTGCTGCACCAGCTGCACAAAACCATCAGTTAACACAGCCTTCCTGAAATTTTTCTCCATTGCAAAGAAGTCAATGCACTTGATCTTCAACTCCAGGCAGTTGTACAtttcagcacaagctaaggtAGCGGCAACTGTATTGACAGACACATTGTCCCACAATTTCTGAGCACACATAAGCTTCAGTCGGTCCAATGCATACCGGTCAGCTGCAGCTAGTAGATGCCGGATCATCTCAGTGGGGCAATCACCAAGCAGCTCGCcgtctacaggaaaggtgtctGTGTACATGAACCGAAGCATGAGTTTGAATGTTGCAGGGGCAATGTCATGTAGGGTGATGGATGGTGCTGTAGCCTCAGCCATGGAACCAAGGAGCTCCGCTCTAAAGACCGGCGAGCGAGCAGCAAGCACCGCTCGGTGTGCGTGGAACGTCTCACTGTCAACGATGAACGACACATCTGCCCCATCTGTGCTATCTAGCATGTTGCATAGATGTTCTACAATGTCTGAAGGTGGTACTGGAATGGAGCGGTCATTTACAACCATGATTCCACAAACGATCCTTATGTGTCCCTCCTCTGTTACATAATCTTTAACCAGATCAGTCTGTGAGACTAACCGGGAAAACCCCCAAACGTCCCATTGGAGTTGGAACAGATGAACCCCTGACCTTTTCCAAGCGGTTACTGATGGTTCCCCGTTCTTGTCCATCAAGAAGACCTCGAAGACGGCACTGACACCACTGACCCAGGGTTTGCTCACTACCTCAACGAAGACAGAGAGATACTCGCCCTTGTCATACACCGAATTAATTCCACGCGGAAAGCAGCTTATCCTCCACATGTGGCCGCCAGCAGAGAAGGGGTCTGAGAAGATGGCATGGCCAGCTTCAAGGTGCTTGTTTTTCTCGTAATCTAATCTGAATTCCTGGAAACGGAAATCAGTAGGCCGCCCATCTAACCCAGCTGAGCTGTGTTGCTTGCCCACTGCAGAATTGGCAGCTAAATTTAGTCTAAACCAAAAACAAACGATGGCCATAAAATTAACAACCAAACATCACAAAATCAGTTATTTTTAATCCTTCCACCGTCTAATAAACATTAGGTAAAATGTTGCACAAATTCAGACTGGAAGAAAAATCTTTAACCGGCAGGAACTGAAGAGGGAGCACAAGAGGGGGCACTCACTGACTAGCCGCCTGACGTGTTGGTGTCGGTGGGACTGTTGCCTTCCTGTTCGTGGGAGCGATCGAAGAAacagtcgcgccgccgcccgccggccgctcgtCTTCCCCGCTCCCAACTTGGGTCTCCTCCAGTCGCGCACGCACCGGTCTCCCTCCCCTTGCCGGAGAAGGACCCCTCCGCGACTCACGGCAAATGCCGCGACAGGACGATGGCCCCTCCCCGACTCTCCAGCGCCTTGCCTCCCGCAGCAAGCCTCCGCCGGACCTCGTGTTTTCGCCGCCAGCTAGGGTTTATATAGCGGcagcgcggccggccggcgcaaaCCCCACGGGCCTCGTAGACGGCTGGGCTTAGCGAGTTCAGACATGGGTTGGATGGGCTGGCTAACTGGGCTGCCAAGTTTCAGTCCAGCCTAAACAAAGGGCCTGCCCATGCAGGTAACAACATCTAGCTGGTGGGCTCGAGGTTCAACATCATCAGACTTTTTTTTGACGATCCAGGCAGAAGAACTGCcgaatatattaaaaaaaaatgaaactgaaAGTACTGATAACTCAACAGTAACTGCAACAATTATGAGggtcggttggattgggacattaACATGTACTGTACACACCAAGACACCTctcaactcaactcaacaaCCAATATCGTGCAGTTGGATTAAATCAACAATATGGTCAAACTCAACGCAGCTCAACAACCTACTCCGAGGCCGATCGGATTGAGACATCAACACGAGCCGCACAACACCGTCACTCCACTCAACTCAAATTTGCATCACAGCACCACACCTGCAACTCCCTGCAGGTCGTTCGCCAACGCCCTAAGCACCTCGCCCACCACCAGTagctattttccttttttttttctttttttcttgacGAAAATAAACTAGTCACGCCTCCGCATTAGGCATGACGTGAGCTTCCAAACAACACCTCCAATGAGGAGTGTGACGCCACTTGCACCACCATCACCTACCATCAGATGGTCTGCACCCAAGAAGCACGGGAGACGCTGGGAAAATAGGCAAGTTGATTGACGCTTCCAAGGAAGTAAATGGTGCCAAAAAGCATCGTCATCATCGGCCCATTTGAATGGGCAAGGCTTTCACCATAGCCCCAAATCCCCAAGCCGAGTCTGACTGCAGGCCGCAACCTGCCCTTGCTGTGCCGCAGGATGTGTTGCGTAGGCGGGCGTCCCTAACCTCCAATGAGGAGTGTGACGCCACTTGCACCACCATCACCTACCATCAGATGGTCTGCACCCAAGAAGCACTGGAGACGCTAGGGAAAATAGGCAAGTTGATTGACGCTTCCAAGGAAGTAAATGGCGCCAAAAAGCATCGTCATCATCGGCCCATTGAATGGGCAAGGCTTTCGCCATAGCCCCAAATCCCCAAGCCGAGTCTAACTGCAGGCCGCAACCTGCCCTTGCTGTGCCACATGATGTGTTGCGTAGGCGGGCGTCCCTATTGCCACCAAATGCCACCACGTGCACCATGGGCATCCTTGCAGCGCACAGCAGCAAAGGTTGACACAAAGCAGCCCCCGGGTGGCTCCGACGAGCTGTTGCCACATGCTGGGCTGCAAGGTCCCCCACGCCGCTGCCACTGTAGTGCCCACGTACAACCGCCGGTCAAATTGAGCAGCCACCATTGCAGGCAGGCCCTTAAGACCCCCGAGCCACCTGCCCAAGGCTCATGCGAGCAGCCATTACCGCgtctatgggtccaccagaaggtttgaacaatcccaaatatggggctggataTCTGCATGTGGCTGACATGGAGACATGGCGCAGGATGGTGTGGTCTACATAAAATATAcgggaactagtcgaggattagaaaagtactcattgtaaatagagtagaactcctctagttgtATCTGACTattattcttgtaaacaaccaactCGTAACCCTGCCCTTGgatatataaggcgaggcagggactcTCTTCAAAGCAATTCTATACAACTAGCGCAATACAacacacatgatgtagggtattacgctattcagtgGCTCAAACcagtctaaatcatgtgtcggcgtccaccttcaagttcctaatctcagcgagccccaccaatcaatctactaccttagagataccccttggtaggttgccgggtctaaagaCCGTTAAAGACCCCCGAGCCTCCTACCTAGGGCCCgcgcgagccgccgccgcaccccagGTCATAGTAACCACACCCACCAGCAACCTGTAGTCACCAAGGATGAACCACCGCAGGAGCCGTACCTCCGCACAGGTGGCGCTGCATAGCGCTGAGTCAGCAACCTCTCAACCGAGCGGCATGAATTCGAGCGCACCGATCATGGATCCGAACCCCCAACAACGAGACCATGGGGCCGGCGGTGTGGGCAGTGAAAGTGTATTtaggcccctaagtgggtttgGTTGATTGAATGGCAAAatgattaaaggactaacttgtttgtATAAGATTGTGAGCAGGATTCTATTCTTATACTCATGTTGTAATAATGACTCATGTGTTTGAATGAGTATCATATAGCTCAAAAGGAAGATAGCAAGCAAGTGTGTAATCCCATGATACAAATAAAAGATCAATGACAAGCAAGAGTAAAAGAGAAATTTGGGGACGTATTTTATGATGGTTGATCTATAACTCTCCAAAGCATATAATGGCTTGTTTGATAAAGAAAAGGGgatcattaagaaaagaatGGCAATATTCATAAGTGGATAGTTGCAAGACTTCTTGCACATATTATAAAAGGGACATGTGTTTTTTGAGTTATCTATTGGTCTTATTATTGGAAGCTTGCAACACATAAAAAattctttatcaatcaagaacaagcatttgaagCGGATTTCAAATGGGATCTTAGTGTTGATgtcaaaagcaaagctaaactcatAATGGCTTGAATGGATGAAGAGATCAAGCAAGAGATTTTCAACGAGGTACTGAGCAAGGTTTGGTCAAGTGGTGACTTGAGCCATGAACAACGATactaaggtgaagtggctatCCTTTGGGGATTTCGAGAtatcaagtcaagccttatTGAGGGTAGtaatgcaatgcatctaataTATTTTGGTTGGTAAAATGGAGTGGCTTAAGGATTCAAGTATGTCTTACATAAACAAAGGAGAATcctaagtcactagctcaagatggaTGGGCTCAAGATAACAGTTATGTTAAGAGCCCTCAAAATGATTGTTGATCAAAGTATGACATGGATGAAGACTTTCAAGCTCAAGTGGAAACatagtgtttatatttattctagAGCATAAGTATGTTGTACTATCAggagggatgcaacattagctaattgacaacaccaaaagtgctcttagCTGACCTATGTGAGTTTTGCCTTGAGAAAAACCCCTGAGTGAGCTAAAAGGTTCCATATTAGCTAACAATGGTCAGTTTCATCCTATGGGTCGATCAAGGGTGAGTGTTGAGAGTTTTCGGTCTGGCCGGTCTgggagaccggtctgaccggtccagGTGTCCAGGTGATGCTAATTGAGAGATCCGGATTATTTTGGAAGATTTTTCGAAATGAGTTTTCTGAAGAAACTTGTGGAAATCTCTGGATTGGTGACCCAATGGCTAGTTTTCAAactagaccggtctgaccggtttagcCAGTGTGTATAACAGCTAGTTTTGGGGCtatggggtatttataccccacgaCCTCCTCTTTTGGAGGTTGTTGTTCCTGAGGTTGAAATAGTGTCCTTTGTTCATTCTGAGCCAGGCAAAAGCCAAGAgaagctctccccaacccctctttgtgaggTTGTGTGATTCTTATGagatcttgtgagttgggtagTAAAGAGAACACAATTGAGAGCAATTGTGAGCTGAGaagagcaatccatagcttgagcacttgtggttgaTGTCAAGAAAGCATTggagcatttgttactcttggaggagtgtctcctagacggctaggcgttgccggctagctcccaaggtgtggtgagcagcggcaagtttgtgagggctgtgatcttgcctccgcaaggaaaaagatcagCTAGTGGAAATGAGGGAAGTGGTCGAAAGGGACCCGGCTTGTTGGAAGAGAGTTGAAATAGACTAATATTCCAATAGGcacctcaacggagacgtaggattcataggggtgaatctgaactttgaAGAAACAAATCCTCGTGTCTCCCTTTGGTTTGCCTCACTTGTTCAATTCTAGCATAATATTTATGCTTCCGTttcgatctacttgggtgtgctttTTTGTGTGTGTAGGAACAGTGTTATCCTGCAGGAAACTAACCACAGAAGTTACACTCAAGTCttgttggtgctagaagttGAAGAGGGGATCGAGCTGCACATTGGTGTGCCTCACTGCacctgaccggtcagaccggtctaggtaaccggtctaaccggtccGTCCAGGCAACAGGATTTAATTTGGTTGAAATTTGTTTAAACTATCATTcgctattcacccccctctaagcaacatcaagatcctttcaattggtattAGAGCGAGGACTCACATCCAAGCTTAACCGCCGTGAGAAAAGATGTCGACACCGAATGAGGTAACCTTTGACTTCGAGCCACTTGCATGCGATGACTCGAACTACAATTCTTGGTCAGCTCATATTCTTGATATATTTAGGGTCATGGGTCCTCAAATTGAGCAAGTTGTTGATGTGAGCATTTATCCTCCAAATCTTGAATATTCCAAACTAACCCAAGAGGAAAGGAAATACTCACAACTCAACTCTCAAGCAACTTGCATTTTGACTCGTGCTTTGAGTGAAGAGGTATACGATGTATTAGATGCTCTcatggatgaggatgaggatcgTCACATAAGTCTTGATGCACATCACGTATGGATCACTCTCAAGGAAATGTATGGCACAAGTTCTAGACaggaaccggtcagaccggttaggcaaaccggtcagaccagtctaAGCAGATATATCAGCCCCATGTGTAATATGGGTGTTAGTCAAGAACCAAGCCAAATTTCATCTTCTCCTCAATCCATCCCATCAAATGATGAAATTGATGTGTGCTTGATGGCCAAGAAAATtaagaagaaggccaagaaaggAAAAGGCCAAAAGATTGAAAGctatcatcagttcatcacacacacacagagagaggtGGGTTGATCGTGGAAAGTTGCAAATGATTTTATGCTCTCCCCATCCATGAATATGCCTTTGCCTTGAGGCAGTAGGTGCATGCCGGTCAGGAAGAGGCTGTGCGCGGGGCCGCGTGGTGGTGGAGTGCCGGCTAAGTATAGGCGGCGCA
The genomic region above belongs to Setaria italica strain Yugu1 chromosome VI, Setaria_italica_v2.0, whole genome shotgun sequence and contains:
- the LOC101757494 gene encoding BTB/POZ and MATH domain-containing protein 1, whose product is MPPNRYPCPIQRRNPLSHRVASVGPARSSFPDSGLLRPSTSSPRRDPPCSFFIAMAKYGPQAPAMAAPSYPLSFLPTQTPIEPAPDLMRRLYLAGTPPPRGPAHSLFLTGMHLLPQVGKQHSSAGLDGRPTDFRFQEFRLDYEKNKHLEAGHAIFSDPFSAGGHMWRISCFPRGINSVYDKGEYLSVFVFLMDKNGEPSVTAWKRSGVHLFQLQWDVWGFSRLVSQTDLVKDYVTEEGHIRIVCGIMVVNDRSIPVPPSDIVEHLCNMLDSTDGADVSFIVDSETFHAHRAVLAARSPVFRAELLGSMAEATAPSITLHDIAPATFKLMLRFMYTDTFPVDGELLGDCPTEMIRHLLAAADRYALDRLKLMCAQKLWDNVSVNTVAATLACAEMYNCLELKIKCIDFFAMEKNFRKAVLTDGFVQLVQQFPFIIVELRKRPAT